DNA from Triticum aestivum cultivar Chinese Spring chromosome 7D, IWGSC CS RefSeq v2.1, whole genome shotgun sequence:
GGCTTACAAATAACGTGCAATTTTGAAATTTTGTTTGTTGGTGGCCACATTTTCAATATAACTCAGAAAACTATTGAATACGTTATCAGTATGGCCTCTGAAAAATGATGTTTTTTCAGATATGCATCCACCTTCAAGTCCATCCATAGGCATTTTAAGCAATTCATTTTGAAAGGGCTATATAAATAGCTTAGAGAGAGACATCTACTAGCAGTAGAATGAAGCCTCCTTGTAGTAACTCTGTGTGAAAGAATTGATATAAAAGACTAgaaatatataaataatatatagaAGGTAGAACCATAGAGAGATGTGTATGTTTAATTGGTATATTTTCAGTAGTATATTTGTGAAGCTGGTATATCTTTCTTTTATAGGACATGGTTGCTCTTGCTTCATCTAAATAGGCCGTCTGGAATGCCATGAGACCAGGTTGTACTATCATTTTGAATTTGTTTACTAACACCACAACTACCACATCCTCGCTAAACGACAGAGGTTGCTAGCAACTGCACGTGGAAAGATTGAATGTGATATTCTGTCTACTAATCAATAGTGTATTACTAAAACTACATATTGATGACTTTTTAAACAACATATAGTATTGTCCCCAGTTCTGCTTGATTTGATTTGTATTTCCCATCAGTTTTGTGTTTTGTCAGAGAATGGTTTTTCTTTACCTACGGTAGTCCCTGTACTCAGGTAAATCCTTTTGCATCATTTCACTATTGGTTCTGTCGTAATTGTATTACATTGGGATTGCAACATGTGGGCTCCAACAAACATAATTTCAAAATTGCACGTTATTTGTATGACATAAAACTAAATGAGATATCACTCAACTCACATGAACTTTGGATAACATTGTAGTTAAACATTGATTACTTGCAATGCATTAGCAACCCCAAAATGTTAGAACTGAATCTTGAACGCTTGTAACAAAATTTTACCATCCTCAAGAATTTAAAGAGAAAGAAAGGTTTGCACTTACATTCCTGTTAGTCCACTGCCAATTCATAGTATTGTTAGGATTTCTGGGATCCTACATTTTGACTATTTAGCTGATCCCAAGTTATTTATATAGTTTTATCCCATTACATCAGATCTTTTTGGTTGCACGTATTAATTTACTGATTGTGTACTGGAAGCAATTTACTGACTTGTGTAGTATTTAGCTGATCCAAGGTTAGGCTTTTAAGTTTTCTCTCATTACACCATTGCATTTTAGAATTTTGTAGCTAAAAGTTTCTATTAAATTGGTGCCCGTATTAGAGGGAGGCATCGGTTAACTAAGCATATCGTCGCATGTATAGAGACCTCCAGTCCAGCATGTCAAGGTTGCTCTGTGCGGGCTCGATTAAAGGGGGCATGTACTTTATTAAGAACGAGTGAGTGCCGTCCTGTATCAAGTGCATGTCATGGGTTTGATAATATCTTAGAGAATCAATTTGTACTACATTATTCGCTGGAGGTAGCATCACGATGACACAGAATTAAGGACTCGTGATTGGGAGTGTCTAAAAATTTATCAACTATTCTGATGTTCCATAAATCGTTAGTTTACCGAAAAAGGAAGGAGCTACCATCGCGGTTTGATTGCGTTCATCTTGGACTAATCATGATCAATTTGATGAGGCCTCCATCAGTTTCGTATAGGTTGTGCTAAGGATTCAACAAATTATGAGAAACCTGACGTCGAAAGATAGTGATAGACCATCGGATGAAGTTTACTATATGTTTTTGTCTTTACCATGTTTTTTCTTAGACCATGTTGATTTTCAAATAAAGTGCAAGTTCTGAATGAAAGAGTAGACATTTTCTTATTTATGTAAAATTTTGCAACAAATTTTTTTGCCTTACCAATCATGCGGTGTGGGTGCTCACCGGCGCTGGAGCTGAGGTGAGGCGAATTCAAAACTTCACCCAAATGTCCGGATTTCTCATATTTCCGGCTTGGAATGCCCAGATTTCTTGTTTCCTTGGCTTATACTTTGGGTCTTGCACCTTTTCTTTATAGGTTCTGCGAATTCTTGTTTAGGGATCCGATGGAGAGCTCGGATATGGCATCGCAGCCGTTGAGCGACAGGGTCACGCCGAAGCTCCTCCTCGGCTGCACGGATTGCGTCACTGTCATGCAGGGCGAGCCGCAGGTATGATTTTCTTTGGTTGCCTCTGGTGGTCTTGGCAACATGCGCTCCCAGGATTACAAATTCAACTGCCAGATGGGTAGGAACATGATAGATTTGGGTCGACATGATATGTTCTGGAAGTTGATTCATTCATTCGCTTATTTGTCTGGTTTGTTGCCATCCGAGGGTGGTCCATGAAATCAGGTCTCTGTATTCTTTTTTTTCAATCAAAGGGGAGCTACCCTGGCTCCCTTTCATAGAAACGAGACCAAAGGTGTCTGTATTCTCGAGAAAATAATCATGACATCTGTCAACTTTCTTTTTAGGAATGGCTTAATCATATGAGTTTGCACCGTCAACTTTTTCACATCATTTCTTTTACCACTTTGCTTCCAATAATTCAAACAACATATTATGGCTTGTTTAGTTATGGGATCCCTAATGTCCAGATCTCAGCTTAGAACATAGATAGTAGCAAGGTAACAACGAATAGTTATAGTTAAGAGTAATATTAGTTCTTGGATGTTTAACTTCTAACTTGGCTTTTTCTCGTACAATATTTAGACTGGATCCGGAAAGACATATACGACGGGTACCAATTATACTGGTGAAGCTGATCGTGGAGGAATAATTGCACCTCTCATGGAGACGATATTCAGGAAATCTGATGCGATGAACCGTCATACAGAGTTCTTAATTAGGGTATCCTTCATCGAGGTACACTAGCCGGTAGCAGTTATCTTTACTTAAATAATTGGAATATATATTTTTCTTattaccattttgtttgtgttgctGTTCGCATCAGATATTCAAGGAGGAAGTATTTGATTTACTTGATGATCATGGGTCTGTTGCAAAAGTGGCAGCGCCTGCTAGAGTGCCTATTCAGATTCAACAAAACTGCAAATGGAAGCATTACACTTGCTGGCGTGATGGAGGCTAAGGTCAAGTCAaaagaagatatgggccatatggccATGCACTTGGCACGAGGATCTTCGTCACGCGCAACTAAAAGTACAAAAATACATAGCCAGGCAAGGTAAGTCGCATATACTGCTATAGCTAGGAGCCAACGCAGAGGCCCCGACTCCTCTACGTAGCTGCGCTAACCTGTATTTCACAGCTATGGACTCCTAAAGTCCTAATGAATTTTGTTTGCAATTGCTATGTTCCCTGTTGGGTTTTAGATTGGACCCTAATGATTAGATTTTTATTTTAGCTAGGTGATTACAGATCAACAGGATGCATGCATACGCAAGGTTAGGGTAGTTCTAGGGAGATCTATTGTTGCTACACATTAATGGCTGTTGTTTTACAAAATCCTGATACATCATGTTCTCTGTAGTGCGTTGCTCTTTTGGTTGATACGTGCAAGTAATGTATGCCGATTGGAAGTTGATCAGCATGCGTCAGATATGAAGAGAGGGAGGCAACACAATGGACATCAATCGAGTTTCAGAAATAAATGTTCATATAATCAAATTTCAGGATTGTTCATCTTCATAGGTTAATTCGTGAACTCTATTTTATAGGTTCACTTCTTACATAGGGACAAAGTAGGTGTCACAATCCTGAACCCCCTGTTCATGTTGGGTCTTCAAGGAGCTTACTTAGCTTGACCTTGTGGTTTTGATCTGGTGAATCACAAGCTAACAATAATCTGTTGTATGACTACAGTGTATCCTTTAAAAAATAGGCGTCCAACAACTGTTTATATGATCAACTCTGAAATAGTAACACAACAAATGACAACAGATGGTAGTTTGGCATTTATGATCAACTCCTATGAAATAGGTACAAATCAAATGACACGATACTtatccaaaaatgatgaactattttcccATTGACAACCATCAAGTATTGTACAATTTGATGTACGTATATGGATGATGAATTTGCGATGATGAGGCCTTTAGCTACTAATCCATTTCTCATGATTTTCTGTGCCTTTTATTTGGGTTTTTTTTAGAAGCCCTTGTTATCTATTATTTGAAACTTTTAAGTCCCAGAGATTGCACATGTGCTGGAGAGCTCAGTTCTTCTTTTCTTTAGATCGGGCTGCAAAGCAAGTTGCTGATGAAGTGAAGTAGATGATTCAAAATGAGAAGAAATTCACTGTATTTATTTACGATAGTGAACTTGAATTGTTTTGGTAAACAATTTCGTGAGCTGGCATTACACCTATTTTGGTAAACTATTTCGAGAGCTGGCATTATATCATCCGTTGCGGCTCTTATTTCATGTGCCTTCTTGAAAGAGCACATGTAGAAGAAAATATGGTGAAATAATAAAGTTTGTAGAGCAAGACAATGGATTCCATCAACTCCCAAGTCTCAAGTTCTTCATGTTTTCTGACCTAAATATTAACATGAGGTGAATGAAGATGATGTCATGTCTTGTTGCAGGGTGATTGAGGAGTAAATGCAAAGGTACAAAGAGTAACTGATAAGTGTGTTTGAACAATGATAGTTGTTCACATTAGGCATTTGCGTAGGTACTGTGTGCAGTTGCAACCCCCACTCATATGTGTGAATTGAATCTACTTCCTTTTCTTCCTGTTCAAATATAGGGTAAAAATAATGTTTAATTTTTTATTCAACCCAACAGATTTTTTTTGTTGGAATCAAGTTCAAGACATGTCTTTTGCTGATTGTGCCAGTAGAGCTGCAAGAGTGGTGGACATGCAACACAGGGAGGTGAAAGAAGGGAGGATCAGGAAGGATGGAGGGAGGTGACAAAGCTGGGAGAAAGGAGGGAGACATCAAGGAAGGTGGCATGGGAAGAAAGTGAAGTTGTGGCCCAAGGCTAGAGTGTGATCGTGTAAAATTGTTACCTTTCCATCAATGCTCAGGTTCATTGTCATTTTTAAAGTCTGGCACTTGAAGATCTACACAATTGTTGTCGAGGAAGATGATAAACTCAATGAGGATGATAATTGGGGTTATTGTGAAGCTCGATGTTTGGTGGAGTACTCTCGCGGTAAAGAGGACAAGGCATGCAAACATGAGTAACCGATAGGTTTGTGTAATCACTTCCATTTTTTCTAGGAACATTGAATATAATTGATTTTGTAAAGAAAGCGGTAGAGAAGACTGTACTTTTGGACCTTCAGGTGAAGCGGGAATTATATCATTGTGATATCAAATAATTGTTCATTGATTGTTTGAATGAGTTGTTGACATATGATTAATGTATGATAAATTTGCGTTGTGAAGTATGTGTATGAATCAAGTATCGCCCACTTCTTTGATTTTATCGGTTTTGCTAAATCTCAATGTGTCTGAATTTTTGTTGCCGTGTCACTGACTTTTTGCTTTGCACGAGGCCGAAGACGGGGATGACATGAGGAGAGCCAACCACAGCGAGGCCGAGCCATGTACAAGCAGGAGCGAGTCTGAAACTTAACCAGTGAAGGTGCATGGGCGTGCGGGTGGGGGAGGGGtgacatcaaagttgttcattgagGATGGCCGAGGCGGCAACCCACATGGCGGTGGTGGGAGGTCGAGGGGAGCGGGGAGGTGATAGCCGCGGGTTGCGGGGATGGAGGAAGGAAATTAGGCTTGGGTAGGGCACGATGAAGGAGGAGTAACTGTTTGGGAAAGGTGGGAGAAAATGAATAGGTGGTAGCATGTTCCTAGGGTTGCGGGGATGGAGGATGGAAATTAGGCTTGGGTAGGGCATGATGGAGGAGGAGTAACCATTATGGGAAAGGAGGGAGAAAATGAATAGGTGGTAGCATGTTCCTAATCGTTGGATATTGTTTTTATTGCCAAAAAGAGAAGTGAAGTTTTGTCAAGTATCTAACGTATAGGTGCCTTCTTaatttattttcaatcatttgcccgtagcaacgcacgggcattctactagtatattttaaattcaaactaaaagcgtaaattcacagaaataaagcgtattgtgacgatgaacccacggagtcaatccgtgttttattattactagcacaaatgcccgtgcgttgcaccgggcggaAAAGGGGCACAACTGGCTTCATGTTCCATTATGCACCATTTTATATATCCAATTTTAATAAACATCGATAATAAGGTTAAGCAGATTAGTGTTTTTTATAGCATAGAAAGCATGCCCGTGCGTTGTAGCGGGAGTTTTAAAAAATAGCCCATGGTCCTAACCTTATCCAATAAGCATGGCCAAAGACACCCCCACCCCTGAAGTTCAGAATCTAAAAAAAACCAACAGTTTTGGTTTGCAACTTCCTTCTTACGAAATACAAAGTGAAAGCGTAAACTTACGAggagaagcgtattgtgacggtgaacccgacaaagtcaatccatgctttattattagggagagatatatATCATTCAAGGATCTCTGTCTCAGTGGAAAATATAAtagaaaaaaggaaataaattttCGAAAAAATGCTCCCGGCAAAGTTCAACTCAATAAAAGTCATTAGTTGATTTTTTTTCCTGTGTGACTGAAGACTCAGGATTTGAACCAAAATTATGTGGTTTTTTTTTTCTCTAGCCAAAGTTAGGTCAAGCCTGCTAAACTCTGTAGCCTGTTTAAATTACGTGTTTTTATGAATATATTCTCGTTTAGCTCTTGAGAATTAAGTAAATATACCAATCCAAACCTTAATTTTTTTCATCAACACCATACATGTACGTACACTCTACAGTGACGTTAGAGGGAAATACAAAGCAATTTTTTTGGTACAGTACAtatagatttgtcttttttgtgtagctcacatttTAATGTATTTCGACCTGAAAATTTGCACAGATGTACATTATGTATCTAGGTATAtgtgtatttattttcagaattttttgaaactaaaaagTTTGGATTTAGAAGTTACATGTGCATTATGTATCTACGTATAtgtgtatttattttcagaattttttgaaactaaaaagTTTGGATTTAGAAGTTTTCAAATAAAGGCCTCCGTGGAGCTCGGTCTCTAGTTGGCATTTTCGAATAGAAACAAACTATAAAATAATTATTAATCAACAGAGTACACGATTCTGTACTATTTGTGATTTCCACAGTATTGTCATGTGTGAACCCACAAACATCGAATTTTGAAGCAATCCGTCATCTCTTATAATTGGCAACCCCAAAAAATGTATATCCTGGCAAGCTCCAAAATTTTCTACATATATGTAAGGGATATCTTAAGTAGAAACCAAAATCTACTATTAATTTCTCAAAGGAAAAAAATCCATCTCTACATGTTCATCGTCTCCCTGCTCATTGTCTATTAACTGTTGGCTGCAAGAAATCTCTCTGACAAATTACCTTCCACCGATTGAGCTCCCTACACAAGCATATTGGTAGGAAAACAAGGTTAGCATATTGGAAGAAGATATTTGAGTCATTTGACATTTCGAGATGAATTGATACTATTTGACATACCCGTTTAACTTTGGATTTTCCTAATACAATTGATGAAGTCCAGTACACCAGCAGGCATGTTATCTTCACATTCATTGTCCTTGAATGTTAGTAGTTGGCCCAAAATTAGTTTTCTGAGTTCATATCCATCCTATTCATTCATTTTTTTGTAAAAGAATGACATCAGCATCACATGTATAATAATCATAAAAGCAAATATCTATACGGTTGCAATATTTACCTTTAAAAATGGCAAATGTGGTCTTTCGTCTTCCCATGTGGACATGAATAGGGGAACAAGATAACCAGACAGTTCCCTTATATAAGAATATAAATATACTTTATTAATATTGTCTACATACTCAAATCAACAAATAATCAGTATCTAGTATTCATCTTCTGAAAAATACCTGTTGTAAACTGGAATATCATCTAGGATTCTATGATGCCATAAGAGAATATCCTCGTTCCATCTAGACCCAGGGCATGCTTTTGACATTGCTTTCGGTAAATGTTCGGAAATCCATATAATTTTTTTCACATATTTTGCGAGTGGGTTGTATCGGTACATTGGATTAATAGGAGTAGGGTCCAAAATGTACACTGTTCTAGTATCTTGATCCAATGTGAATAGAATGAATTCATCAATGC
Protein-coding regions in this window:
- the LOC123167734 gene encoding kinesin-like protein KIN-4C isoform X1 — encoded protein: MPRFLVSLAYTLGLAPFLYRFCEFLFRDPMESSDMASQPLSDRVTPKLLLGCTDCVTVMQGEPQTGSGKTYTTGTNYTGEADRGGIIAPLMETIFRKSDAMNRHTEFLIRVSFIEIFKEEVFDLLDDHGSVAKVAAPARVPIQIQQNCKWKHYTCWRDGG
- the LOC123167734 gene encoding kinesin-like protein KIN-4C isoform X2, yielding MRCGCSPALELRFCEFLFRDPMESSDMASQPLSDRVTPKLLLGCTDCVTVMQGEPQTGSGKTYTTGTNYTGEADRGGIIAPLMETIFRKSDAMNRHTEFLIRVSFIEIFKEEVFDLLDDHGSVAKVAAPARVPIQIQQNCKWKHYTCWRDGG